A part of Arachis hypogaea cultivar Tifrunner chromosome 12, arahy.Tifrunner.gnm2.J5K5, whole genome shotgun sequence genomic DNA contains:
- the LOC112727203 gene encoding low affinity inorganic phosphate transporter 4: MGLEVLEALDSARTQWYHVTAIVIAGMGFFTDAYDLFCISTVSKLLGRLYYFDPSSQKPGKLPLKVNNFVTGTALVGTLAGQLVFGWLGDKLGRKKVYGVTLLIMVTCAICSGLSFGSTSKSVMTSLCFFRFWLGFGIGGDYPLSATIMSEYANKRTRGAFIAAVFAMQGVGIIFAGLMSMLLSAIFMSNFHAPTYEENRVLSTQREADFLWRIVLMIGAVPAMLTYYWRMKMPETGRYTAIIEGNAKQAAADMARVLDIEIQAQQDKIADFKAANDYPLMSNEFFQRHGRHLIGTMSTWFLLDIAFYSQNLTQKDIFPVMGLIPKELKMNAIQEVYQTSRAMFVIALLGTFPGYWFTVFFIERLGRFKIQLIGFFMMSFFMFVIGAEYNYVKAHKNVFALLYGLTFFFANFGPNSTTFVLPAELFPTRVRSTCHALSAASGKAGAMVGVFGIQSLTVDNEVGQIRKAMLLLAVTNLVGFFCTFLVTETKGRSLEEISGEDGGDSEFTATPPVGRVSMTRQRSEETM; the protein is encoded by the exons ATGGGGTTAGAAGTTCTTGAGGCCCTTGATTCAGCTCGAACGCAATGGTACCACGTAACAGCCATAGTGATAGCAGGCATGGGGTTCTTCACCGATGCCTACGATCTCTTCTGCATCTCCACCGTTTCAAAGCTCCTCGGCCGCTTGTATTACTTCGACCCTTCTTCGCAAAAACCAGGAAAGCTACCACTGAAGGTTAACAACTTCGTCACCGGCACGGCCCTCGTCGGAACCCTGGCAGGCCAGCTAGTCTTCGGCTGGCTCGGGGACAAACTGGGAAGAAAGAAAGTGTACGGAGTCACACTCCTTATCATGGTGACGTGTGCCATATGCTCTGGCCTTTCTTTCGGTTCAACTTCAAAGTCGGTGATGACATCATTGTGTTTCTTTAGGTTCTGGCTTGGGTTTGGTATTGGTGGTGACTACCCTCTCTCCGCTACCATCATGTCGGAGTACGCAAATAAAAGGACACGTGGCGCTTTTATAGCTGCAGTCTTCGCGATGCAAGGCGTGGGAATAATCTTTGCCGGGTTGATGTCCATGTTGTTATCAGCCATCTTCATGAGCAACTTTCACGCGCCCACTTATGAGGAGAATCGCGTGTTGTCAACGCAGCGCGAGGCCGATTTCCTATGGCGGATAGTACTCATGATCGGTGCAGTCCCAGCAATGCTCACGTACTATTGGAGAATGAAGATGCCTGAAACTGGAAGATATACAGCTATAATTGAAG GTAATGCAAAGCAAGCTGCTGCTGACATGGCTAGGGTTTTGGACATTGAGATCCAAGCGCAACAAGATAAGATAGCGGATTTCAAAGCGGCGAACGATTATCCCTTGATGTCCAATGAATTCTTCCAGCGTCACGGTCGTCACTTAATTGGAACAATGTCTACTTGGTTCTTGTTAGACATTGCATTCTACAGCCAAAACCTTACTCAAAAGGACATTTTTCCAGTAATGGGACTCATACCAAAGGAGCTTAAGATGAATGCTATACAAGAAGTGTACCAGACCTCACGTGCAATGTTCGTGATTGCCTTGCTTGGAACCTTCCCTGGATATTGGTTCACTGTGTTCTTCATCGAGAGGCTTGGTCGCTTCAAGATACAACTCATCGGTTTCTTCATGATGTCTTTCTTCATGTTCGTCATTGGTGCCGAATATAACTATGTCAAGGCCCACAAGAATGTTTTTGCTCTTCTTTATGGCCTGACATTCTTCTTCGCCAACTTTGGGCCCAACAGCACCACCTTTGTTCTTCCGGCTGAGTTGTTCCCCACGCGCGTGAGGAGCACGTGTCACGCGCTTAGCGCCGCGTCGGGGAAGGCTGGCGCTATGGTGGGGGTATTTGGAATACAGAGCCTCACTGTGGATAATGAGGTAGGTCAAATCCGAAAGGCAATGCTGCTTTTAGCAGTAACCAATTTGGTAGGCTTCTTCTGCACGTTCTTGGTTACTGAGACAAAGGGACGTTCTCTAGAAGAGATTTCTGGTGAAGATGGTGGTGATAGCGAATTCACGGCAACACCACCTGTTGGTAGAGTTTCTATGACACGACAAAGATCCGAAGAAACAATGTGA